The following proteins come from a genomic window of Drosophila sulfurigaster albostrigata strain 15112-1811.04 chromosome X, ASM2355843v2, whole genome shotgun sequence:
- the LOC133847719 gene encoding monocarboxylate transporter 7: protein MTDYKNGNSSNLNNNLNNNNNNSGLRLTVPKVQNAAADQPPKYDQQKPPRQITADSMQATAPPLIQPQPQPQPHPHHQRPQQPIKKKRRDKSDLGDDFVAPDGGWGWLVAIASGVNILVTFALAQQFGIIFRDRMASLGISSSKLTTIINTQIAVSAFTGLLNGPLFRRYTYRAVALFGSVLTFVGLFWMVFADTFTVYILSFSIIYGFGRGLTVSASSLAVNTFFKVKRRTATAYQFGVAGMGPIVCPYFATYMLNMFGVQGTTLLFAGASLHTIACSLIYQPVKWHVVKRNKDAEALQPPKTQAHLDDEDDDIIKHVVEPETPVLPRANDGWFGSRASLNSSGTRNRVNTWDKQQQQRQLDGENGHFELKRLNSRDSTGRQQRSISISHSIKEEPHDHEEVEYEYEFEKEKEQQLPLKAPIELIDEDEAERQRRKKLPFYRKVVIFFDLDLLRDITYVNLAVGITLINFVEINFAILTPFILSDLNFKPDQIAFAMSLLGLFDLIVRFLVPLITAKFNFSNRTFFVIGILGMCIGRIFLSMTSNFYVMAAIFLWLGLNKAFRTVFWSLIIPSYVPLKRLPAAAGLQLLMSGLFSMAFGPVIGLIRDRTSYAFTLNCLNALCIIAIAFWYLEDLIRARSPKPKPVAKVDAK, encoded by the exons ATGACTGATTacaaaaatggcaacagcagcaacctcAACAACAAccttaacaacaacaacaataacagtggACTAAGACTGACGGTGCCCAAGGTGCAGAACGCTGCTGCAGACCAGCCGCCAAAGTATGATCAACAAAAGCCACCCAGACAGATAACAGCAGATTCAATGCAAGCGACAGCACCGCCTCTCATCCAGCCCCAGCCCCAGCCCCAGCCCCATCCGCATCACCAACGGCCGCAGCAgccaataaaaaagaaacgtCGGGACAAAAGCGATCTGGGCGATGATTTTGTGGCGCCCGATGGCGGTTGGGGCTGGCTGGTGGCCATTGCCAGTGGCGTTAATATT CTGGTGACGTTCGCGCTGGCCCAGCAATTTGGCATCATATTTCGCGATCGCATGGCCAGCTTGGGGATCAGCAGTTCAAAGCTGACGACCATTATCAACACACAGATTGCTGTTTCCGCTTTTACGG GTCTGCTCAACGGTCCACTCTTCCGCCGTTACACGTATCGGGCGGTGGCCCTCTTTGGCTCGGTGCTGACCTTTGTGGGCCTCTTCTGGATGGTGTTCGCAGACACGTTCACCGTGTACATCCTCAGCTTCTCGATTATCTATGGCTTTGGACGCGGCCTGACTGTGTCGGCCTCCTCGCTGGCAGTGAACACGTTCTTCAAGGTGAAGCGACGCACTGCGACCGCTTATCAGTTCGGTGTCGCCGGCATGGGACCCATTGTCTGTCCCTATTTCGCCACCTACATGCTGAACATGTTTGGTGTCCAGGGCACAACGCTGCTGTTTGCGGGTGCCTCGTTGCATACGATCGCCTGTTCGCTGATCTATCAGCCAGTGAAATGGCATGTGGTCAAGCGGAACAAGGATGCGGAGGCGCTGCAGCCGCCAAAGACACAAGCGCATTTGGACGACGAGGACGATGACATCATCAAGCATGTAGTTGAACCGGAGACACCAGTATTGCCACGCGCCAACGATGGATGGTTCGGATCACGAGCCTCGCTTAACAGCAGCGGGACTCGGAATCGCGTCAACACCTGggacaagcagcagcagcagcggcagctggaTGGAGAGAATGGTCACTTTGAGCTGAAGCGATTGAACAGTCGCGACTCAACTGGACGTCAACAGCGTAGCATTTCCATTAGTCACAGCATCAAGGAGGAGCCACACGATCACGAGGAGGTcgagtacgagtacgagttcgagaaggagaaggagcaacagttgccgctGAAGGCGCCGATCGAACTGATCGATGAGGACGAGGCGGAGCGACAGCGTCGCAAGAAGTTGCCCTTCTATCGCAAGGTCGTGATCTTCTTCGATCTGGACTTGCTGCGGGACATCACGTATGTGAATCTCGCCGTGGGCATCACACTGATCAATTTTGTGGAAATCAATTTCGCCATTTTGACGCCATTCATATTGAGCGATCTGAACTTTAAGCCCGATCAGATTGCGTTCGCCATGTCGCTGTTGGGCTTGTTCGATCTGATCGTTAGATTTCTGGTGCCGCTGATCACggccaaattcaatttcagtAATCGCACATTCTTTGTCATCGGCATCTTGGGTATGTGCATTGGCCGTATCTTCCTCTCGATGACCTCGAATTTCTATGTGATGGCTGCCATCTTCCTTTGGCTGGGCCTCAACAAGGCCTTCCGCACCGTCTTCTGGTCCCTGATCATTCCCAGCTATGTGCCACTGAAGCGTTTACCTGCCGCCGCCGGACTGCAGTTGCTGATGTCGGGTCTCTTTTCGATGGCCTTTGGTCCCGTGATTG GTCTGATTAGGGACAGAACGAGCTATGCGTTCACGCTCAACTGTCTCAATGCGTTGTGCATCATTGCGATTGCGTTCTGGTATCTGGAGGACTTAATTCGAGCCCGCTCTCCCAAACCGAAGCCAGTCGCCAAGGTGGATGCGAAGTGA